Proteins encoded within one genomic window of Oryza brachyantha chromosome 7, ObraRS2, whole genome shotgun sequence:
- the LOC102709012 gene encoding protein SEEDLING PLASTID DEVELOPMENT 1 — MLRALNSPTPPLRVRAACRVASQGGGGARPGRRRAGGPRRAVPQQPPVRRPSGDRVCTPWRGGGVGSAASPGAAAVTPVVAAPGGVKGELEAFLEVVPARMRRGLARHPEVSELVEVVMDLGRRPLARFPSGDWVISEQAVTADDLRQAVSKVGDFSEDNRSGINHSLHRISAIRNRKDQIIGLTCRVGRAISGSAEMIRDLVVGGGSILVIGPPGVGKTTLIREIARILADEGKKRVIIVDTSNEIGGDGDVPHSGIGRSRRMQVPKVSMQHNVMIEAVENHMPEVIVIDEIGTELEAMAASTIAQRGVQLVGTAHGVTIDSIIKNPCLQVLVGGIESVTLGDEEAKKRKVQKTILERKGPPTFSCAVEMISKTECRVHHKLEATVDAILAGKPPKFEARKMDYKATESGRSLVIPEREYEAEPLPSYQEHLVAKTMPSEDKFDDDFSTRRTKSRSVPSDDNFDDDFGYTRKTKGKTSVPGKSPVRVYTYQISEADILQVATVMGFDDELDVTDDIGAANVILASSSEMKQNHWIRNVAKYHKLPIFVVKTNTMAQIVKAVRMIVGRDKLSAPARKQPKVVGEIVIEDDAPKRKPSLEEIDALEEARLAIEYIVIPGGEPVELLPRCSEIVARQLELVESYQLLAETFGTDSNSRLQILPVKITKKSSSKGSTGSTPKQTSSDLIVSDNGGGSSFSRLPFLPK; from the exons ATGCTCAGGGCGCTCaactcgccgacgccgccgctccgggTCCGCGCGGCGTGCCGCGTCGCCTCgcagggtggtggtggcgctcgCCCGGGGAGGCGAAGGGCGGGTGGCCCGCGCAGGGCGGTGCCGCAGCAGCCGCCCGTGCGACGGCCCTCCGGGGACCGCGTGTGCACGCCGTGGCGCGGTGGTGGCGTGGGTTCCGCGGCGAGCcccggtgcggcggcggtgacgcccGTCGTCGCGGCGCCAGGTGGGGTGAAGGGCGAGCTGGAGGCGTTCTTGGAGGTGGTgccggcgaggatgaggcgggGTTTGGCGCGGCACCCGGAGGTGAGTGAGCTAGTGGAGGTCGTCATGGACCTCGGGCGCCGGCCGCTCGCGCGCTTCCCGTCGGGGGACTGGGTGATCTCCGAGCAGGCTGTCACCGCTGATGATCTCCGCCAGGCCGTCTCAAAG GTAGGTGACTTCTCTGAGGATAACCGATCCGGGATCAACCACTCGTTGCACAGGATCAGCGCCATCCGAAACCGCAAGGATCAGATAATTGGTCTCACTTGCCGTGTGGGTCGAGCTATATCTGGAAGTGCAGAGATGATCCGTGATCTGGTTGTGGGGGGCGGTTCAATATTGGTGATTGGACCTCCGGGGGTTGGGAAGACTACTCTGATCAG GGAAATAGCTAGAATTTTGGCTGATGAGGGTAAGAAACGTGTTATCATAGTGGACACATCGAATGAAATAGGAGGTGACGGGGATGTGCCTCATTCTGGCATCGGACGTTCTAGGAGAATGCAAGTTCCCAAAGTTAGCATGCAGCATAAT GTAATGATTGAAGCTGTTGAAAATCATATGCCGGAAGTTATTGTAATCGATGAGATCGGTACAGAACTAGAAGCAATGGCAGCCAGCACCATTGCTCAAAGGGGTGTTCAACTTGTTGGAACTGCACATGGGGTGACAATTGATAGCATAATTAAAAACCCTTGTTTGCAAGTGCTTGTTGGTGGGATTGAG AGTGTGACTCTTGGCGATGAAGAAGCAAAAAAGCGGAAAGTCCAGAAAACAATTCTTGAGAGAAAAGGACCCCCAACATTTTCATGTGCTGTGGAGATGATTTCAAAGACTGAATGCCGAGTACACCACAAGTTAGAAGCTACTGTTGATGCTATTCTTGCAG GAAAACCTCCTAAATTTGAAGCACGTAAGATGGATTACAAGGCTACCGAGTCAGGAAGATCATTGGTGATACCTGAGAGAGAATATGAAGCAGAACCCTTGCCTTCATATCAGGAACATCTGGTTGCCAAGACAATGCCATCAGAGGATAAATTCGATGATGATTTCAGCACCCGGCGAACAAAAAGCAGGAGTGTACCATCAGATGATAATTTTGATGATGATTTTGGAtatacaagaaaaacaaaaggcaaaACATCTGTGCCTGGAAAATCTCCTGTCCGTGTGTACACATACCAG ATTTCAGAAGCTGATATCTTGCAAGTAGCAACGGTGATGGGATTTGATGATGAACTAGATGTAACAGATGACATTGGAGCTGCCAATGTGATTCTTGCATCAAGTTCTGAAATGAAGCAAAACCACTGGATTCGCAATGTTGCCAAATACCACAAGCTTCCCATATTTGTTGTTAAG ACAAATACAATGGCTCAAATCGTAAAGGCTGTTAGAATGATTGTTGGGAGGGATAAACTTAGTGCACCAGCACGCAAGCAACCTAAGGTCGTGGGAGAGATCGTGATTGAAGATGATGCTCCAAAGAGGAAGCCATCTTTGGAGGAAATCGATGCTTTGGAG GAGGCTCGCCTTGCAATCGAGTACATTGTAATCCCAGGAGGGGAGCCCGTCGAACTCCTCCCAAGATGTTCAGAAATAGTTGCTCGGCAGCTGGAGCTTGTTGAAAGCTACCAGCTGCTGGCTGAAACCTTTGGAACTGACTCCAACTCAAGGTTGCAGATTCTTCCAGTGAAAATAACcaagaagagctcaagcaaaggcaGTACAGGATCGACGCCCAAGCAGACCAGCTCTGACCTGATCGTCAGTGATAACGGAGGCGGCTCCAGTTTTTCTCGGCTGCCCTTTCTGCCGAAATGA
- the LOC102709294 gene encoding SEC12-like protein 1 isoform X1, with protein sequence MAGGGKVACAAWIRRREDKATRVFAVYGRAAAAESAVEVLGFDSQDCSLSSEPLARAVLGEEPGDAPRGIAVHPSGDELVCATAKGCRLFKLIFEEFTVRLLSRDVPSLDSVGPQKCLAFSTDGAKFAIGGEDGHLRIFHWPSMNVLLDEPKAHKSFQDMDISLDSEFLVSTSTDGSARIWKIDEGAPLVNLTRSSDEKIECCRFSRDGMKPFLFCTVAKGNKVVTVVWNISDWSRIGYKRLLGKPISTLSVSMDGKYLALGSHDGDFCAVDVKKMEVSHWSKKVHLGSPVSSIEFCPTERAVISTSHQWGAELTKLNVPADWKEWQVWLILISLFLASAILFYMFYERSDSFWNFPMGRHQPAKPWNVLKESPPVPEDKNPW encoded by the exons aTGGCGGGCGGCGGGAAGGTGGCGTGCGCGGCGTGGATCCGGCGCCGGGAGGACAAGGCGACGCGCGTCTTCGCGGTGtacgggcgggcggcggcggcggagtccgCCGTGGAGGTGCTCGGGTTCGACTCCCAGGACTGCTCCCTCTCGTCGGAGCCTCTG gcgAGGGCGGTGCTCGGGGAGGAGCCGGGCGACGCGCCGCGCGGCATCGCCGTACACCCCAGCGGCGATGAGCTCGTCTGCGCCACGGCCAAGGGTTGCAG GCTATTCAAGCTGATTTTTGAAGAGTTCACCGTTCGACTTCTTTCAAGGGACGTTCCATCTCTTGATTCTGTTGGACCTCAGAAATGTCTTGCTTTTAGCACAGATGGTGCGAAATTTGCCATCGGTGGTGAG GATGGGCACCTCAGAATATTTCATTGGCCAAGCATGAATGTGCTTTTAGATGAACCCAAAGCTCATAAGTCCTTCCAAGACATGGATATCAG CTTAGATTCGGAATTTTTAGTTTCCACATCGACTGATGGTTCTGCAAGAATATGGAAGATAGATGAAGGGGCACCACTGGTCAATTTGACTCGATCTTCG GATGAGAAGATTGAATGTTGTCGTTTCTCTCGGGACGGTATGAAACCTTTCCTGTTTTGCACTGTTGCAAAAG GTAACAAAGTTGTAACTGTTGTTTGGAACATAAGTGATTGGAGTCGAATTGGGTACAAAAGACTTCTGGGAAAACCTATCTCCACGCTTTCAGTTAGCATGGATGGGAAATATCTAGCTTt AGGAAGCCATGATGGTGATTTTTGTGCTGTGGATGTAAAGAAGATGGAGGTTTCTCACTGGAGCAAGAAGGTGCATCTTGGTTCCCCGGTTTCCTCAATTGAATTTTGTCCCACTGAAAG AGCTGTAATCTCCACATCGCATCAGTGGGGAGCAGAGTTGACAAAGCTGAATGTTCCTGCTGACTGGAAAG AATGGCAAGTCTGGCTCATTCTCATATCTCTCTTCCTAGCATCAGCCATCCTGTTCTATATGTTCTACGAGCGCTCTGATTCCTTCTGGAACTTTCCGATGGGGCGGCATCAGCCAGCCAAGCCATGGAATGTCCTGAAGGAGTCTCCTCCAGTTCCTGAGGATAAGAACCCCTGGTGA
- the LOC102709294 gene encoding SEC12-like protein 1 isoform X2, with the protein MAGGGKVACAAWIRRREDKATRVFAVYGRAAAAESAVEVLGFDSQDCSLSSEPLARAVLGEEPGDAPRGIAVHPSGDELVCATAKGCRLFKLIFEEFTVRLLSRDVPSLDSVGPQKCLAFSTDGAKFAIGGEDGHLRIFHWPSMNVLLDEPKAHKSFQDMDISLDSEFLVSTSTDGSARIWKIDEGAPLVNLTRSSDEKIECCRFSRDGMKPFLFCTVAKGNKVVTVVWNISDWSRIGYKRLLGKPISTLSVSMDGKYLALGSHDGDFCAVDVKKMEVSHWSKKVHLGSPVSSIEFCPTERAVISTSHQWGAELTKLNVPADWKEWQVWLILISLFLASAILFYMFYERSDSFWNFPMGRHQPAKPWNVLKESPPVPEDKNP; encoded by the exons aTGGCGGGCGGCGGGAAGGTGGCGTGCGCGGCGTGGATCCGGCGCCGGGAGGACAAGGCGACGCGCGTCTTCGCGGTGtacgggcgggcggcggcggcggagtccgCCGTGGAGGTGCTCGGGTTCGACTCCCAGGACTGCTCCCTCTCGTCGGAGCCTCTG gcgAGGGCGGTGCTCGGGGAGGAGCCGGGCGACGCGCCGCGCGGCATCGCCGTACACCCCAGCGGCGATGAGCTCGTCTGCGCCACGGCCAAGGGTTGCAG GCTATTCAAGCTGATTTTTGAAGAGTTCACCGTTCGACTTCTTTCAAGGGACGTTCCATCTCTTGATTCTGTTGGACCTCAGAAATGTCTTGCTTTTAGCACAGATGGTGCGAAATTTGCCATCGGTGGTGAG GATGGGCACCTCAGAATATTTCATTGGCCAAGCATGAATGTGCTTTTAGATGAACCCAAAGCTCATAAGTCCTTCCAAGACATGGATATCAG CTTAGATTCGGAATTTTTAGTTTCCACATCGACTGATGGTTCTGCAAGAATATGGAAGATAGATGAAGGGGCACCACTGGTCAATTTGACTCGATCTTCG GATGAGAAGATTGAATGTTGTCGTTTCTCTCGGGACGGTATGAAACCTTTCCTGTTTTGCACTGTTGCAAAAG GTAACAAAGTTGTAACTGTTGTTTGGAACATAAGTGATTGGAGTCGAATTGGGTACAAAAGACTTCTGGGAAAACCTATCTCCACGCTTTCAGTTAGCATGGATGGGAAATATCTAGCTTt AGGAAGCCATGATGGTGATTTTTGTGCTGTGGATGTAAAGAAGATGGAGGTTTCTCACTGGAGCAAGAAGGTGCATCTTGGTTCCCCGGTTTCCTCAATTGAATTTTGTCCCACTGAAAG AGCTGTAATCTCCACATCGCATCAGTGGGGAGCAGAGTTGACAAAGCTGAATGTTCCTGCTGACTGGAAAG AATGGCAAGTCTGGCTCATTCTCATATCTCTCTTCCTAGCATCAGCCATCCTGTTCTATATGTTCTACGAGCGCTCTGATTCCTTCTGGAACTTTCCGATGGGGCGGCATCAGCCAGCCAAGCCATGGAATGTCCTGAAGGAGTCTCCTCCAGTTCCTGAGGATAAGAACCCCTG A